In Gemmatimonadota bacterium, one genomic interval encodes:
- a CDS encoding FAD-dependent oxidoreductase: protein MAGQSFRLGVIVKRVTIIGGGFAGLAAAVRLCDAGYSVTLLERRQQLGGRTFSFTDPVTDDTVDNGQHLLMKCYRETLDFLERIGARDDVVFQRQFRIDFRHADGGAYTLRFPSFLPVPLNLLSGFLRFGAVHWTDIPPLRKIVAELHKDLDTGLTVDAWLDHCGQKPRMRRAFWDPLCIAALNQRPQNASARYLQAVLREAFLGEPDGARLGYARTGLSGLFENRAREYISKRGGEVQCGIAVTSIAPAPSDVRIHTRSGDVIDTDMCIAAVPPLQLARMICAKTFAELHHTLCQYEPSPIFSVNLWFDRPIMREPMCGLLGTTMEWVFNKSVLYGDHDRASEGFLTMVASAAHHLLHMSNDELIDMACRELHQVFPESRRAEVLQARVICEHAATCALPLSYAVPKTQTPHPRLFLAGDWTDTGLPPTIEGAVRSGYAAADAVLLK from the coding sequence TTGGCTGGGCAGTCGTTTCGCCTGGGGGTGATTGTGAAACGCGTGACCATAATCGGGGGAGGGTTTGCCGGTCTTGCAGCAGCTGTCCGCCTTTGCGATGCGGGATATTCCGTCACGCTTTTGGAGCGGCGGCAGCAATTGGGGGGGCGCACCTTTTCATTTACAGATCCCGTTACGGACGATACGGTTGACAATGGGCAGCATTTGTTGATGAAGTGTTATCGGGAAACGCTCGATTTTCTCGAGCGGATTGGTGCGCGCGACGATGTGGTGTTTCAACGTCAGTTCAGGATAGATTTTCGCCACGCCGATGGTGGTGCGTACACGTTGAGGTTTCCATCCTTTTTGCCCGTGCCGCTGAATCTGCTGTCTGGCTTTTTGCGATTTGGCGCGGTTCACTGGACAGATATCCCGCCGTTAAGAAAGATCGTGGCGGAGTTGCACAAGGATCTCGATACCGGTCTTACGGTGGATGCCTGGCTCGACCATTGCGGTCAGAAACCGCGCATGCGTAGGGCTTTCTGGGATCCGCTTTGTATTGCTGCCCTTAACCAGCGACCGCAAAATGCCAGTGCGCGATACCTTCAAGCCGTGTTGCGAGAGGCTTTTTTGGGCGAGCCAGATGGCGCGCGTTTGGGATATGCGCGGACGGGCCTGAGCGGTTTGTTTGAGAATCGCGCACGGGAATATATCTCAAAACGGGGTGGCGAAGTCCAGTGCGGAATAGCTGTGACATCTATTGCGCCTGCCCCTTCGGACGTTCGCATCCATACCCGTTCGGGAGATGTGATAGACACAGATATGTGTATTGCGGCGGTTCCTCCGCTACAACTCGCCAGAATGATTTGTGCGAAGACTTTTGCCGAACTCCATCACACGCTTTGTCAATACGAGCCATCGCCCATTTTTTCTGTAAACTTGTGGTTTGATCGGCCCATTATGCGTGAACCTATGTGCGGTTTGCTCGGCACGACAATGGAATGGGTTTTTAACAAGTCCGTGCTCTATGGCGATCACGACCGCGCTTCTGAGGGCTTTCTCACCATGGTTGCATCTGCGGCGCATCATCTTTTACACATGTCAAATGATGAACTTATTGATATGGCTTGCAGAGAGCTTCATCAGGTCTTTCCCGAAAGTAGGCGTGCCGAGGTATTACAAGCCAGAGTGATATGCGAACACGCGGCGACTTGCGCGTTGCCGCTTTCTTATGCAGTGCCCAAAACTCAGACGCCACATCCCCGTTTGTTTCTCGCGGGCGATTGGACAGATACTGGATTGCCGCCGACCATCGAAGGTGCTGTCAGGAGCGGGTACGCGGCTGCAGATGCTGTTTTACTGAAATAG